In the Gemmatimonadota bacterium genome, CGGGAGGCCGCGATGGGACCGTGGCTGCGTGGTCGCTGCAGCGAGATGGAGAAGGAGATCTGATCGGGTCCGGGGACGTGGCGGATGTCGTCGCCGGGTTGCACTGGCGGCCGGACGGGGGTGCCCTCGCCGCGCTCGATGCGCAGGGCGGCGTGACGGTCTGGAGAGTGAAGAACTGGTGATCGTGCTGTGCGGCGCCTGCTTCGCATCCGAAAACGTTATCGCGCGAATAAAGCATGAATGCTCAGACCCAACGCATCCGCGAATCACTCCGCAGACACGACGCATTGGCTACGGGCCGAGGCCGCGTTCTTGGCCAGGTCGTGTGCTGCGAAGGCTGTAGCTGCGGTCAGACAGACAAGGGGTTCCCGCCCTTTCCCCGCGACTGGCTCAAGCAGCAGTGGAAAGAAGAAAAACTGAACAGGTCGGTGCAATTGACGATCTCCGGATGCCTTGGTCCGTGCGACCTGGCCAATGTCTTCTGCGTCATCTCGCCCGAGGGAATGCAGTGGTTTGGCGGCCTCCAGGAACAGTGGCATTACGACTTGCTCCTGGCATGGGCCAAAGCCTCCCGGGATGCGGGTGTGCTGCTCGAATTGCCTGCCGAAATGAACCTCCACCGATTTGAA is a window encoding:
- a CDS encoding (2Fe-2S) ferredoxin domain-containing protein yields the protein MNAQTQRIRESLRRHDALATGRGRVLGQVVCCEGCSCGQTDKGFPPFPRDWLKQQWKEEKLNRSVQLTISGCLGPCDLANVFCVISPEGMQWFGGLQEQWHYDLLLAWAKASRDAGVLLELPAEMNLHRFERFAISQYHENGVDPV